The nucleotide sequence GGCTCTATTGACACCCATTCTCACCTTGACAGCactgcacatggtactttaaccGGTCCAATTCGATTACCCGGTACTCCGCACTCCTGcgaatactgtagttcttcacacccTACAGCACTGCCTCTCGGCTTCTAAACTTGTGGCCGACCCGAAACTCTACACCACCGTTTAGGTTGTAATCCTCTTCATCCGTGTCAGAAAACGGAGTCCTCTCATGCATGGCGTCCAGATCCAGACTGTGATAGTGAGTTGGCACTGCCGATAGTGCCGGAATTGGGTGAGGTGGAGGCAGGACATGGCGGGCCACAGTCTGGACAGGTGTCTCCAGAACACACTCATCCTCATCCCCACCATCAGACGAGTCGCTGTCCGCACTGTCTGCCATGTAATCATCGTCCGACTCCTCCTCGCCCTCCTCTGCCTCATCCACTGGAATGGCGACATGAATGGGCGGTGGTGCGAGAGGTCGGTCGTCCTGTACATAGGTCGAGTAAACGAAAATCCCACCACCACTGTGTCCCACCTAGGTGGAAAGCTCCATTACCTGCTCCACTATGATCCTCCCATGGATGTCGAACATCAGTCGCACATGCTCGTCCCCTTGAAGTTAGAATAGTCAAAACTGGAAGACTTTGTTATCCATGGGTGTCAGCAACCTATACGCCACCCTTCCGATCTCCCTCACTTCTGTACCACTGAGCTTGCTCGATATCAAACTCTTCAAATTCGACAACGTATTCAGTATTCACATGCTGCGTGCGAAACAATATCGGATTCTCACACTTAAATGTCACCCCGTTGTCGCCatttctcatacgacaattggGATAAACAAGCACAACTATGTATGGACTATTACTGGCCATTGATGCCTTGTTTTCGTGAGAAATATGAGACAAAAATGATAGGAAAAGTTTGTGAAGAATACCAAGGGTTACGCATTCTTTTATAGCTGTTGCCGTTGTCTtctatatatctcgtttacactgtaaacgagatggACAAttcatgtatctcgtttacagtgtaaacgatatATATATGTATCTCGTTCACACTATAAACGATATATATgcagtgacggatccagaaaattttgtcAGTGGGGGCAATGTATATATAATATGaccataatttttataattatattttgttattgtaaaatataattaatttttaaattatctagCGAATAAATTTAAACACTAAAATAGTAAGTTAAAtaggttttatattttcttttaattgttctcatttacactgtaaacgagataagactgaaaaatttaaattgataaatatttttaaaattatttattttaataactattatatttattttatttattaaaataaaaaatccgagTGGTTGATAGTGGAGTAATGGTGGTAAAGTGACGTGGCCGTGGTTGATGGTCGTGAGCGACTGAGCAGAATGGACAAGGGACATGAACATGCAAAATAGAACGCTTTAAGTCAATATGAATATAAGTAGTAGACATGGATAGATTGAGTGGTACAAAAATAGAGAGATAGTgaagaggagaggagaggagaggagaggagggagaagaaattttttatttttgaaaaaaaaaattttaattataataaaaacgtGTCATTTGTTAtaatatttgactaaatttttatagtaattttttaaattcatgaCTTTTATTAGTTTGGttttttagatttaatttcaCTATAGTAGTCTTTGATATTAAATTCGGAATATCATAAtagttttttaattctttttctgcCTTGGCTCAACAAATACAGTGATAATCTAACACTCCTATTTGTCCCTGGTCAAAGAAATTTTGTTTTGTCAATCTCTCTTTGTTGCTTGACAAgttatttaaagaaaaaattaaaaataattaaattgaaataagaattaGAATGTTATAATTTAGTAGATGTTAGAAGTTATtctataaatattatttatacacacttttattatcttaattttttttaattttttaatatatattttttatttttttgactgAAATTttgctaatattttttttaaataatgtacAACAGTTGCTACAAATAGCAGAGATTCATGACTTTTCTGACATATTGaattagggatggcaaaattctGCGGGAACTGTCCCAAATGGAGATCCGACTGTGAGGAATTTTTTTCGCAGGGATGAGGATGGAGGACGAAATTTCTCCGAGGCAGGTGCGGGACCCGAGCGGAGATCTTCACCCCATCTCCGCTAATCTCCGAAATTCTAAATTTGTTTAACTGTCCTTATTTGCATAACCTTTCTTTAGTTCATAGATCTCTAACATCATCCATAttccatccaacctctctgcagccaccccctcgCCACTCTCCCGTCTCACTGCATTGTCACCCTTCACCGCTCCATCATTCTCACCGTGTTGTTCTCTATATTCGTGGCGTTCTTTTCTACAATTCTATCGTCctgtccattctcctctctgaTGCCATGTCCCCTACCTCGTCCACTGCTATGTGCTCTGGCTCGCCATAACGTCTTCCATTGCGTCATTTTGAAAGTCACCATCTTGacgtttagactttttgtataaaatcttgctgtTTTTGTATAGGATGGATACTTTCAACTCtactataaaaattaataattagttaaaacTATTAGAGAGATGGAGAATGGGGTTCTCGCGAAAAATGGGGCcctataaaaaaatgaaaatgggGAGCAATATTCTCTCACGGTGAAGAATGAAAATGGAGATGGGGAGTAAATCTGGGGGTGAAGATGGGGAGCAAGGAGGCCTTCCCGCCCCCACCCTGTCCCGTTGACATCTCTATATTTGATGACACCGACTGCGTGCATtggcaataaaaaaaatattaaaaaacataaaaaggTATATGAACATACGTGAATGATTATCGTAAGATACAATTTTAATCATAGTGCTTGAGATTTTGACTCTTGAAATTTTTAGATATGATATGTATTTTTTAGAATTTCTAGTTATCAACATGTTAAATTGATGACCTCTGTTCGAAAATATTCCAAAAGATCGTATTCTATCATTGACAATCATGACATTATGTGGTACTATCAATAGTAATAAATTACACTATTAATAAGACTTAAGTTAACACTTCCTATTAAAGAATAGAGTGAGAAACATACATCTTTAGTccttatttattgtttatgacataaaaatttacataaaattattttttataataaataaacaataaataaaaattgtggtaaattttttattgaagtttTTCTTAATCTCATTTCTTAGAGCCAAATCAGAGTTATTGGAATCAGaacgaaaatgtttggtaacaaaaaaaaaataacaaaaaatagcaataacttgtcttatttaacatttattaattgttgagaATTAAATTAGAATTACTTGCATACATAATAGAGACATCAACTACAAGGGAAAAATCTTGATTGCTGCCATGCATGTTtattaatttttctttcaaaatatcATCACCAACTACTCTGCTTGTTTTGGCAATATAGTTAATTGCTATTTATGACATTCTGTAAGATCAAGGACAATTTTAGGTGcggttataaaattaatttacatGCTTGTATATGTATGtcactatcatcaatcaacaTGCACCCACATACATATAATAGCACTATCTTGTAAGATTTCTGAACATAATAAATGAAGGAAACATCATAAGAGTTTGGATTTTGATGGTTCAATTAAACTGATTAtaagaatagaataaaaaaagatattaaaaataagatataaaaaataaaaatataaaaattaaatttttcgaTCATATCAATTTTGNNNNNNNNNNNNNNNNNNNNNNNNNNNNNNNNCgacatatataaaatataaaattttatagatAAATTATAATCATATCTTGGTATTTTATTGTTATATTAAAGTACAAATaacttttttattagttttaatattttaattatataaagaattttagatatttttttaataattaacaaCACATTATTTTTAAACTCAGTtcatcaaaaatattttaaaaaataaagttgGATACGCTTTTATATAATCGTATAATTGGATGTGTTGAAGCATATTCAAATgagtatttttataatttttttaaagacaatattaaatacaaaattaaacGAATGTCGTATTTAAAATGTATCTGACACGCTTGAACATATCCATTCAACGAAATGTCCGTATTTAATAAATTAGGGCAAATTACCTTATTCTCCCCTCTTATATATGCATGAGAGCGAAACCTAATTAGCCATTGAATTCTCAAATAGCTCCCTTTACTCAAACCATGCCTCAAGCCAATAACATAATGCCTAAATACTTGCAAGAGTGTGAAGTGTCCCAAGAATGCAAGGATTTGATAGCAACCTTGCCAATGGAGAAAGGTTGGCTTGCAAGCCACTTACATCAATACCAAGGGTTTTGGCATATCACTAGGCAATTGCAAGGAGTATTGTCTTGCCAAAAACACTTCAATGCTCTTAACTCAGATATTCTCATTGTTACAACTCCAAAATCAGGTACCACTTGGCTTAAGGCATTGACATTTGCATTGCTTAACCGCCACAAATACCCTAAAATGTTCCAAAACCACCCTTTGCTCACTAAAAACCCTCATTTTCTTGTACCCTTTTTAGAGCTTGATTTATACAATGATAAGGATTTAGTACCTGATCTAAATTCAATCCCTTCACCAAGGCTTTTCTCCACACATATTCCTTATGTTTCGTTGCCGAAATCAGTAATCGATTCAGATTGTAAAATAGTATATCTTTGTAGAGATCCTAAAGACACATTTATCTCGTTGTGGCATTTCACGAACGAACTTAAAATGGAAGGTACATGTGCCAATTCACTTGAAGATTCATTGGAGAAGTTTTGTAATGGGGTGAGCCTATGTGGACCCTTTTgggatcatgttttagggtattGGAAGGAAAGCTTGGAACAACCAAAGAAGATAATGTTGATGAGATatgaagagatgaagaagaaccCTAGCTTTGTGTTGAAAGAGCTTGCTAGGTTTGTTGGGTGCCCCTTTtcaaaagaagaggaagatgaaggtGTCATTGATGATATTTTGAAGCTATGTAGTTTCAAGAACTTGAGCAACTTGGAGGTGAATAAGAAAGGAAAGTTGTCAAGTGGTGAAGAACATAGGGCTTTCTTCCGATGTGGCAAAGTTGGAGATTTCGAAAATTATCTCACTATTGAGATGATTGAACAACTTGATATTATTACCGAAAAGAAGCTAGGACATTATGGATTTAGATTCTAGATATAATATTAAGTGATTTTAATTGTATATTTAATTTCGTTGTCCGGTCCATTTGGAAAAGTGAGGTGTGatcttaatttatttatttgaattaaaatgcAATTCATGAAATGATGAagtgaattatatatataaatatatattattgtttTCGATAACTTTGACTGTCGATTCGACtgaattaattgaaaataattaaCCACCACACTAATTTTATTTAGTATAAAAATCGGTTTTCAGCAATTCCatcaaaactaaaaaaattaaatcgattaaaatagaataaaataaataatgtgaGATATATATACCGAGATTAACAGAAATAAATAATGAAAATGTGCTGGAAAAAAATGTTATATATAATTCCTTTATATTTTATGGGAAGAAATGAAATGGAAAATCAAGTATGACAAACTCTTAGCTTCCGATTCATTAGAATGTGTGTGTTTATTTATAGGTACAGAGGATActgaaataaagataaagatatatTAAATTATAGTCGACAGATCagacataaataaaaatattatgtagttcatataataatttaaacaaactcaaaagaaattttTGTTTGAGGAGATAGGTTAGAAATATAACAATTCATATGTCTCTTTTTATCATCTAAAAGTTATATATGAAAGAGATAAAAATTTACATACAGTTATCTttatatgaagttgatagttgagataatttattgataaatttagttaaattattatttaacgatttttaattatcaactttaaTTTATACAAAAACAATTGCATATGAATTTTCACATTTAGAAAGAGTGACATCATGACAACCTCAACCAATCATAgttaaagaagagaaaatatcaaaatttattcATCTTTTCTCTATTGTAGACAATAATTCAGTTGATATGATaaattgattcaaaaaattttaaattttatttcgtACTTAATTAGGCAATAATTGAATTGTTAACACTAAAACTTGTTAtaacaataaatttataaaatgcaacaaaacaaaaaatatgtTGATGAAATAaagactaatttttttatattaattaaatatatatgtaATACATTGTTATTGGAAGATTGAGTGTTTTTCTTtgatatgatatttttttttaattgatattattcaaatcggatggtccgacttgtttaaagaaaaaaataaactacaaatctaattttttaattttttttttttttgaaaataaaaatcggatggtccgattttaacattaaattttttttttattttctaaaccacaaatcggaccgtttgatttgtgattgtttatttaaaaaaataaaacagtaCAAAAAAATTGAAGACACCGATTTGTGTAACCCATAACAACATAAAACACTTCTCTCCTCACACCATCCTGTAATACACATCTCTCTCACATGAAAAAGAATAAACGTGAAATAAAAATTACATCATCGCTGAAGTTCAGTGCATGAGAGTAATTGTTCACTGTACACTCGCATGTGAATCTCAATTATTATATTGCAACAGAATTGACATAAATGGCATGACCTAGCTAGGTTGGATCGGATATTATTGGTAACTACTTGATTTGTTAATAATAAATGAATGAAAAAGACTTGACATGAAAAAGTTCTCAAGAGAATCAGGGTTGTTATGAAGCACACATAATTTGAGTACGATGTGTTGCCAAAAATAGGGTTTCCAAACAGCAACAAGAAAAAGTGCAGCAAAAACCAACCATGTAATGTGAATGATTTCACCTTTAATTTGTCTTCTTAGGGATATCAAATGGACCATGCAAATCTGTTTAAGGTTTTTGACGAGTTTAGGATCTCACAATAACTGAATAATGAAGATTCACGTACAGTTATTTTCATGTAAAGTTAATAGTCGAAAACCGTTACATGAGAATTTAATCAAATCTGTCAAATTCTCTAACGGTTTTCGACTATCAATTTCACATTATGACAATTGCAGGTAAATTTTTATCTAATCgaatctgtttttttttttttcatgaaaatTCATTTTTATAATTGTTTTGTTTATAGTTAATTTGCNNNNNNNNNNNNNNNNNNNNNNNNNNNNNNNNNNNNNNNNNNNNNNNNNNNNNNNNNNNNNNNNNNNNNNNNNNNNNNNNNNNNNNNNNNNNNNNNNNNNNNNNNNNNNNNNNNNNNNNNNNNNNNNNNNNNNNNNNNNNNNNNNNNNNNNNNNNNNNNNNNNNNNNNNNNNNNNNNNNNNNNNNNNNNNNNNNNNNNNNNNNNNNNNNNNNNNNNattgattgtttatttatttattttaaagataaaaactaATATAAAGTTGAAAACACattatgttaaattatttttaataataatgctAAAAAAATTTAGCAATAAATACTCCCCTTAAGATCAAATTCATGAATCCAAATTGAAAATTGGAAGCATAATGAGAGAATGAATAACATCAATAAGATACAAATTAAAGTGTGGACAAACCAATGATATGATATGATAGGGAGAATATTATCCGATACTAGTGAGaattccaaaagaaaaaaaaaggttgaAGAAGTGAATCTTACATAAATaaccaaaattaaattataaaattatgtgTTAAATATTAAANNNNNNNNAGAAGTAATTAAATGATAATTAAAGGTAACGACATTGAAATTCGTGTCTTTATAGGTGGCTAAATTTTTTGGACTTTTTAGCAACGAAACAATTAAAGTAATTGGTTTAGTGACGATATCAAACTATTCTACTTCATCAGCTTacattaataataaaattatctcAATTTAGTTCATATAAAgtgattaaatttattaaattaattagagTTTTTATCACATACTgttctatttttatattttatcagAAGAAAAAGTGATCAAATATAAAAAAAGCATATAATAAAaacactaattaatttagtgaaTTTAATTTCTTTATATAGACTATATAAATTGATATAATTTTATTACTAATAtggactaataaaataaaatagttttaTATGCGATATAATAACATGTTATAAGTACTTCTAAAGCTAAATAATTGGGctatattttttatgtttgtgTTTAGAATGTTTAAACTTTAAAGGGCTTATGGTTTTATTGGAATTTAGGGGCTTTTGGCGTGATTGTGTGAATATTATTAAAGGCCAATGTGATTAAAGAAAATATACTcctaatttctaccattttgttgTGTCATTTTCTTCGTATATATGTTAAAatactaattaaaaaatattaaggtGACATCCCATATTTGGGttaaaaaaatattgttttaAAATACATTTACATGTTATAGTGTCTCTAATTACGACGACTATAGTGACTCTAAGtgttaagaaaattaaaataatattttttaatttaaaaaataaaaaatattatgaaaatataaaaaaagtaactttatttaattttagcaatgtttttaattttaagtgTTACCAAAATTATTTAGCCGTCGTAACTACTGTAATCATACACTTCGTATTGACAATATTATATTAACAACAATGGTGCGGATCATATATTTCATGTGTACTTAGGTtgggtttgtttattttcttgtctAACTCTTAGAgagaagaaaattaaattaata is from Arachis ipaensis cultivar K30076 chromosome B01, Araip1.1, whole genome shotgun sequence and encodes:
- the LOC107643918 gene encoding cytosolic sulfotransferase 12-like — encoded protein: MPQANNIMPKYLQECEVSQECKDLIATLPMEKGWLASHLHQYQGFWHITRQLQGVLSCQKHFNALNSDILIVTTPKSGTTWLKALTFALLNRHKYPKMFQNHPLLTKNPHFLVPFLELDLYNDKDLVPDLNSIPSPRLFSTHIPYVSLPKSVIDSDCKIVYLCRDPKDTFISLWHFTNELKMEGTCANSLEDSLEKFCNGVSLCGPFWDHVLGYWKESLEQPKKIMLMRYEEMKKNPSFVLKELARFVGCPFSKEEEDEGVIDDILKLCSFKNLSNLEVNKKGKLSSGEEHRAFFRCGKVGDFENYLTIEMIEQLDIITEKKLGHYGFRF